In Streptomyces sp. NBC_00091, the following proteins share a genomic window:
- a CDS encoding HAD-IA family hydrolase: MPHRTASADGREQLGLILDFAGVLTASPLAVHRAWCVSEGLAPEAWRSTLNDHPEGRRLYAALEVGEIGQAEWNEGTAALLGAHVDPVNLMGRAWAGVPAARRMAALARAARAAGHRVALLSNSFGLDPFNPYEHVGIWDLFDVHVVSELVGMAKPDPAIYRLTLDRIGLPAERCVFVDDHAVNLPPATELGITTVHATDEDEAVAELEALLGVSAVLAA, from the coding sequence ATGCCGCACAGGACTGCCAGCGCCGACGGGCGTGAACAGCTCGGCCTGATCCTCGACTTCGCCGGGGTGCTCACCGCCAGCCCTCTCGCTGTCCACCGTGCGTGGTGCGTATCCGAAGGGCTGGCCCCGGAGGCGTGGCGCAGCACCCTCAACGACCACCCGGAGGGCCGGCGTCTGTACGCGGCCCTGGAGGTCGGGGAGATAGGGCAGGCGGAATGGAACGAAGGCACTGCCGCTCTGCTGGGTGCGCATGTGGATCCGGTGAACCTGATGGGCCGGGCGTGGGCCGGAGTGCCCGCAGCTCGCCGGATGGCGGCCCTTGCCCGTGCGGCACGGGCCGCTGGTCATCGGGTCGCCCTGCTGTCCAACAGCTTTGGCTTGGACCCGTTCAACCCGTACGAGCACGTCGGAATCTGGGACCTGTTCGACGTGCACGTCGTCTCCGAGCTGGTCGGCATGGCCAAACCTGATCCGGCGATCTATCGGCTGACCCTGGACCGCATCGGCCTGCCCGCCGAGCGGTGCGTGTTCGTGGACGATCACGCGGTGAACCTTCCGCCTGCTACCGAGCTGGGAATCACCACCGTCCACGCCACCGATGAGGACGAGGCCGTTGCGGAGCTTGAGGCCCTTCTTGGGGTCAGCGCGGTTCTTGCCGCGTGA
- a CDS encoding transposase: MTKHRGFLSAHKAPVVHKWLLAHPRFQLHFTPTYSSWINQVERWFAELERRCLERGVFCSLDDLKTALENWIKVWNNEARPFKWTKTADQILDRICRYCSRISEPDH, encoded by the coding sequence TTGACGAAACATAGGGGCTTCCTCTCCGCCCACAAGGCGCCGGTGGTGCACAAGTGGCTGCTCGCGCATCCCCGCTTCCAGCTCCACTTCACGCCCACCTACTCGTCGTGGATCAACCAGGTCGAGCGGTGGTTCGCCGAGCTGGAACGGCGCTGCCTGGAACGCGGCGTGTTCTGTTCCCTCGACGACCTCAAGACCGCACTCGAGAACTGGATCAAGGTCTGGAACAACGAAGCCCGGCCCTTCAAGTGGACCAAGACCGCCGACCAGATCCTCGACCGGATCTGCCGCTACTGCTCACGCATCTCCGAACCAGATCACTAG
- a CDS encoding IS110 family transposase, translating to MTVTSMPQPTLPAQQVPGAAEEVILGVDTHKDIHVAAVITTLGASLAHQEFPTTAVGYRQLLAWGRSFGVLHRAGVECTGSFGTALTRVLRQEGIDVVEINQPDRATRRKRGKTDAIDADAAARAVLSGRATTMPKSADGPVEDMRVLRLAKESAVKARTQALNQLKAVLMSIDPDLRELLTGLSNPALVATCAALDVDDRGEAVFTMRLLARRVQHLSDEVKELTRRTTRAVRACRPQMLDLVGVGPDSAAVLLIAAGDNPDRINDEASFAALCGVSPVEQSSGKTQRRRLNRGGNRQANAALYRVVMTRIRWDERTQKYLERRTAEGMSKREIIRCLKRYVARELYRHIQPLAASQPPSAA from the coding sequence GTGACCGTCACCAGCATGCCCCAGCCGACGCTGCCCGCGCAGCAGGTCCCTGGGGCGGCGGAGGAGGTGATCCTCGGGGTGGACACCCACAAGGACATCCACGTCGCCGCTGTCATCACCACCCTGGGCGCCTCGCTCGCCCACCAGGAGTTCCCGACCACCGCCGTCGGCTATCGCCAACTGCTTGCCTGGGGACGGTCGTTCGGCGTTCTGCACCGGGCGGGGGTCGAGTGCACGGGATCCTTCGGGACCGCGCTGACCCGGGTCCTGCGCCAGGAGGGCATCGACGTCGTCGAGATCAACCAGCCCGACCGTGCCACCCGGCGCAAGCGCGGCAAGACAGACGCCATCGACGCGGACGCGGCCGCCCGCGCGGTGCTGTCCGGACGCGCCACCACCATGCCGAAGAGCGCGGACGGGCCCGTGGAGGACATGCGAGTCCTGAGGCTGGCCAAGGAATCGGCCGTCAAGGCCCGCACCCAGGCACTGAACCAGCTCAAGGCCGTCCTCATGTCCATCGACCCAGATCTGCGCGAACTCCTCACCGGCCTGAGTAACCCTGCGCTGGTTGCCACCTGCGCGGCCCTCGACGTCGATGACCGGGGCGAGGCCGTCTTCACGATGCGTCTGCTCGCCCGCCGAGTCCAGCACCTATCCGACGAGGTCAAAGAGCTCACCCGGCGCACCACCAGGGCCGTCCGCGCCTGCCGACCCCAGATGCTGGACCTGGTCGGCGTCGGGCCCGACAGCGCCGCAGTACTCCTCATCGCCGCAGGTGACAACCCTGATCGGATCAATGACGAAGCATCCTTCGCCGCGCTGTGCGGCGTCAGTCCGGTCGAGCAGTCCTCCGGCAAGACCCAGCGCCGACGCCTGAACCGCGGCGGCAACCGCCAAGCCAACGCCGCCCTCTACCGCGTCGTGATGACCCGCATACGCTGGGACGAACGTACCCAGAAGTATCTGGAGCGACGCACCGCCGAGGGCATGTCCAAGCGCGAGATCATCCGGTGTCTGAAGCGATACGTGGCCCGCGAGCTCTACCGGCACATCCAACCCCTGGCCGCGAGTCAACCCCCTTCTGCCGCTTGA
- a CDS encoding IS630 family transposase: MGDSRLEPLVLSETERQVLNNWVKRRTTAQGLALRARIVLACADGGPNLAVAARLGVNRGTVTKWRTRFLRDRLDGLADEPRPGVPRTITDAQVEEVVVRTLEDSPAGGTHWSKRELAKVVGISPASVLRIWHAFGLQPWRTETFKISPDPFLIDKIRDVVGLYLAPPANAVVFAVDEKPQIQALERTAPVLPMLPGVPERRTFDYVRHGTVDLFAALNTATGKVITKLSAQHRAVDFRDFLDEIDRQTDRGLAVHVICDNCEDRDVPQGAGA, from the coding sequence GTGGGTGACAGCAGGCTGGAGCCGCTGGTCCTGAGTGAGACCGAGCGGCAGGTGTTGAACAACTGGGTCAAGCGCCGCACGACCGCGCAGGGTCTGGCCCTGCGAGCACGAATCGTGCTGGCATGTGCGGACGGCGGACCGAACCTGGCGGTGGCCGCCCGGCTGGGCGTGAACCGGGGCACCGTCACCAAGTGGCGGACCCGGTTCCTGCGGGACCGGCTGGACGGACTCGCGGACGAGCCCAGGCCCGGGGTGCCGCGGACCATCACCGACGCCCAGGTCGAAGAAGTGGTGGTCCGCACCCTCGAAGACTCACCCGCCGGCGGGACGCACTGGTCCAAGCGGGAGCTGGCCAAGGTCGTGGGGATCTCTCCGGCGAGTGTGCTGAGGATCTGGCACGCCTTCGGCCTGCAACCGTGGCGGACCGAGACCTTCAAGATCTCCCCCGATCCGTTCCTGATCGACAAGATCCGTGACGTCGTCGGCCTCTACCTTGCCCCGCCAGCCAACGCGGTGGTGTTCGCGGTGGACGAGAAACCGCAGATCCAGGCACTTGAGCGGACCGCGCCAGTGCTGCCGATGCTGCCCGGAGTCCCCGAGCGGCGCACCTTCGACTACGTCCGCCACGGCACCGTCGATCTGTTCGCCGCCCTGAACACCGCGACCGGCAAGGTGATCACAAAACTGTCCGCGCAGCACCGGGCTGTCGATTTCCGGGACTTCCTCGACGAGATCGACCGCCAGACCGACAGGGGCCTGGCGGTCCACGTGATCTGCGACAACTGTGAGGATCGTGATGTGCCGCAGGGGGCCGGAGCCTGA
- a CDS encoding NUDIX hydrolase, whose protein sequence is MSENEHEAKMAHPRMAAGALFFDEADRVLLVEPSYKDYRDLPGGYVERGESPRQACVREVHEELGIKPHIGRLLVVDWAPSAGEGDKVLYLFDGGHLDGDHRQQIALQADELRGYDFHRAEQVPELTIPRLARRIAAGIEARTSGLTAYLEHGQSPET, encoded by the coding sequence GTGAGCGAGAACGAGCATGAAGCGAAGATGGCCCACCCTCGTATGGCGGCTGGCGCTCTCTTCTTCGACGAAGCTGATCGAGTCCTCCTCGTCGAGCCGTCGTACAAGGACTACCGAGATCTTCCCGGTGGATACGTCGAACGGGGCGAGTCGCCCCGACAGGCCTGCGTGCGCGAAGTCCATGAGGAACTGGGCATCAAGCCCCACATCGGCCGCCTCCTCGTCGTCGACTGGGCGCCGAGCGCGGGAGAGGGCGACAAGGTCCTCTACCTCTTCGACGGCGGTCACCTCGACGGAGACCACCGCCAGCAGATCGCGCTGCAAGCGGACGAGCTCCGCGGCTACGACTTCCACCGCGCCGAACAGGTGCCAGAACTCACCATCCCCCGCCTCGCGCGCCGAATCGCCGCTGGCATCGAGGCCCGGACGAGCGGCCTGACTGCCTACCTGGAACACGGGCAGTCGCCGGAAACATAG